Part of the Chelmon rostratus isolate fCheRos1 chromosome 13, fCheRos1.pri, whole genome shotgun sequence genome is shown below.
CTTGCACAAGCTTGATTGTGTTTAGTCTTTAAATGGCCCACTGTTTCAATCCTCtctcaaacaggaagctgtttttgtACTCTGCACATGACACCACTTTGATTCCCTGTCTGATGGCCATGGGGGTGTTTGATATGAGGTGGCCACCATATGCTGCTGATATCACTCTGGAGCTCCACCAACACCAGCAGACCAACAAGGCCTTTGTGAAAGTGTCATACATAGGCCAGGTAGGGGGTGAGgttttgtcttcatttatttGATGAGCTGTTGCTTTTCTTCCCTTGTGTTTTActctctgcttgtctttctGTAGGATCAGCTTATACCAGGTTGTAGTGGAGTCTACTGCCCCCTGGAGGAGTTCAAACAGGCCCTCTCAGCATACTCACTGAGCTCTGAACTCTACCAGTCACTTTGTAACAACACTGAGGGCTTGACCGAACCCTGAATCCTCAACAAACCTACACGTCTCAACATAGTGCTGCCTATCACATTAcactcagttttttttaacGTTTTCAGTTCTCACTCCATCCAGCCATTCTCAGTAATTATACCTCACTGTCGGACTACTCCAGGGTAACTTTCTTGGGCACACCAATGAGTGTTGGATTAGAGCCTCTTTAAGTTTACATCAGACTTTTAATTTCATAATTCTTCATCTCTGTGTAACCATGGCAGTAAATTGTTCCATATAGGTAAATTAACTTAATGATTATGGCATATTGACAAGTGTATACGTTGAATGATTTTGCTCTGCAGTCTATGCCTGATATCACTTGTATGATGCATAGATGTATGTGTGCTTGCACTTAATCTGTTTGGCTTAATGATGAAAGCAGGTGTCACCAACTAAAACCAATTATGTCTGCCCATCTCTCAGTATCTTCATACATCTTTTAAaacagattacatttttttaaaaagtataaGCAATTCCCTAAAATCGCTGGGCACAAGTTTTTCACAAACAGTACCTGAACAGGAATAAGTTGTGCACTTGACGGGGACTATGTTCAGCTGCGGATCGACACAAACTTGTTCTACCGAGTGTTCACGGCACTAGGACAGTCTACGATATGTGTGATTGACTCACAATTCAGTGCCCATGTCTGTTACAAAGAAGGAACATATCACCCAGTGATGTGGCTCCTGTATGTGTTAAACAATGGACGTTTAAGGAACACTACATATATGGACGTCTTAAAGGTTGACCAATGTGGTATCTTCAATGCCTGTATTTGATTGCTGATGCAATTATGCCAATTTGGTTGTGTTAACAATCAAATCTTTAGTTTACGGTCATTTCACCCCTCAGGGGAATACTAGGCATTTTCATGTACTGTATCTAATGTTTGTTAACAAAGGAGGCACAAAGTGGATTGTACATTAGTGTGTAGGTGAATGTCTTCATAATCATGTAGAACCTGCAGAATGGGAATAATTCAGCTGTAGTATGAAGAGTGAAACACTTGGTTGTCCTCTTGTGGGAATTTGTTGATAATATCAGACCACAGTATAATAGGCATAAGTACATGCCCATTATATACACCTGCGTTACTGTGTTACAATAACACGTATTGTACCTCATCAGGGAGTTCCCATGACCTGTTGCTTAAAATGTAAAGGTTTGGTTTGGATTGGTGAGGCATAAAGATTTTGATCAATGTTGAGTCTCTTTCTTTGGCTCCTGTCCCATAAGGGTCTATGTACTATTCCTACCAGCTGAGTAGAACACCTGTTGGACAAGCACAACTAGTTTAGTAGAGTTCAAATGCATCAACGTGCTTGCATCTATTTTGGAAGTGTGATGTCTTCTGAAAATAGCTCTCAGTAAGTACCACCTGATAAAATGTCAACTTGGCAATGCGGTTTCTTGCTATGACTTGCTCTCTTTGTTCCAGCTAAATGTTGGTAAGCTGGTTTGACATGTAGAATGACAGACACCACCTGGTCCACGTAACTGACTAGATGTGAATAGTCAGGAGCCACGTGGACACATACACGCTCGCtagcacgcgcacacacacacacactccatagACAACATGTATATACCAAAACAATATCTTTTATTTGTAGTCCATCACCACAGCCCTGGTAGGCTATTCTGCACCAAAGCCAATGGAGAAACACATGACAAGCTTATACAatagagaaaagagaggaagtcAACTGGATGGTAAGCAGtatgtgtttacatttctgtgtCTCACTCTCGACACCACACCTGCcatactattttttttttttcaccagatCTACCTAGCTCTAGTTCTATAACACCTGGCATACCTGCTGTGGCATTCAGCCACTCCTGTCCCATTCTGCTGACCATTTGGGGATTATTGCTGTGGGAATGATTATTACCcagagtcaaaacaaaacaggaacacaACAGGAACAAGAAGAACACACATAGCACATCTGGGTATTAGCAGTATTATTCACGCTGGCGAAAGTTGAGTCCTGAAAGATTTGGAGCACCAAGTCAACTGTCATCCACAAGTTGTAATGGACTGGGGATTATCATTGTGCTGCAAAGCTGCCAGGATCCTCACACTATATGTGTTGCTCTCAATGgtaaaaatagagaaagaagACGCTTTCTGCAGACGGTccatgtttgtgcttttttaatAATACTATTATCTTAATGAGGTCATAGTTTGGTTTGTTATACACTGGAGTTacaaaggaaattaaaataGACTAAAATTCGAATAGCCCACCAATGGTAAACAGTACAGTATTTTTAGGGGGCATTCCTCCCCCAATGAAAGTTGGGTAAGAGGAGTTGAGAGGTCACTGATAGAATGCctatacatacagacacatacacacataccacaaacatacagtctgtcacgcacacacactctcacacgtatatactgtacagaaacagtcaaaacaaTGGAGCGAGAGACAAGATGGAGTTCCACTAAAGTCTTCACAAAGCACAAATTCTTCTTATTCCTTTCTCTTGTTCCACACCACTTTCATgacaaatttgttttttaaatttgaaaaaagtaGACATATACTGTAGCATCTCCACGCTGACTTGTTAGGTTGATTCCTCTTTGATGTTGAAGTCATCTTTATAGTCAGAtaatcaaaaaacacaagaacagtTTTGCGAAATTGATGCACAACAATCCCATACATTCTGAAGTTCATGAGTCAAAATTAAATGTTCTTGTGGCAAAAGTACTCCAATCTGGGCCTGTCCGAGTCTCCACTGGAATAGTTCCCACAGGACATTACTAGGTGACTGGTTAGCTCCATTCTGTTCATTTCTGGGTACATCCTCTCTCTTGTATTGTACCTCCTTTACTTGAGTCCGTCAGAGTTTTCTGAACAATCTCCACACGCCATAACCTTTACTCCATCTATGTGTACTGTCCAAGAACATTCTAGATACAAGGTTTCTGCTGGATTAGAACATTCCAGGGCCCGGACTGAACCCCATGTCCATGTCACGTGGCCTCATCTGACCCCCCATCATCATTGTCTGCTGTGGGGGGCCGCCCATGCcctgcagtgacatcatcatgttagGTGAGCCGCCAGGGCCTGGGTGGGCCATTTGTCTCCCCTGCATCATCCCTCCCGGACCCCCAGGGGACATCATCCGGTGCTGGGGGCCCATCATGCCTTGGCCCATGAATCCTGGTGGCCGCATTGAGTTGTGGCCAGGGTTGCCCATTGGCATGTCTTGGGGGCCCATTCCCCCACCAGGCCCCCCTGGCATCCCCCCCATCCCCTGCATGGACATCCCCATCCTCGGTGGACCATCGCCCATCATGCCCTGCATGGGGAAGCCAGAGGGGTGCGGTGGTTTTACCCCAGCgttgtctcctccacctctgggAAAGTAAGACAGAGTCTGGCTGGGCTTCTCTGACGGGATTATCCTGGACAGGTCGAACTCAGGAATGCCGGATGCTCCCGGCCGCATCACCTCATGAAGGTCTGCATCGCTGAATCCACCTTGCATGTTGTTGAACTCTGGCCCTCCAGGGGTATTGGGCTTGCACATACCCCCATCACCCCCTCCCCCATGAGGCATATTGCCCATCCGTCCTCCCATAGGCCCTCCCTCTCCCTGGAAGCCCATGGGATGGCCAGGGAAACCTTGGGGACCAGGACCGTTGTGCGGGGAAAAAGGGCCTTGCTGGGACGGGGACTGGGTGAGGGGGTATGCCTGGCTTCGGTGAGGGTAACCCATGCGTCCCTGGGGCATCATTTGAGGGTTTCCCATACCAGGGTCTTGAGGATTTGGTGGTATCATCATGCCATGAGGCATCATGCCTGGGCCCATATTAGGGGCATTGGGAGAGGGCATCTGTGGGGGCATGCCATGGGAGAGGGGCTGGGATCCCATTGGATTCATACCCAGAGGGCTGAGGGCAGACATAGGTCCAGCGTTTCCAGGTCCCATCATACGTGGATTGCCTTGGTGATTCATTGCCATACCTGTATGTGCAAGATAAAAAGAGGTGATAATATATTCAGAACAAGCTCTTCTGAAACAGATCAAAGGAAGACAGGTATAAATATGGCCCATGTTGCGTGGAattgaaatgacaaattaaacaacaaacaaaatatatttcagatGTCTTACCATTATTGTTCACTGATGGCAGGTTAGGCGAGCGAGCCGGGGGCGAATCGTCATCAGAGCTGGCAACAGTCTTTATGGCATCATGGTAGAGCGGGGTGGAGCTGGGCATTGCAAACTTGGACATGCGTGACATCATGATGGAGAGAGGGTTCTGGGATAGAGTTGGCTCAGGGGGTATGGTGTACGGACTGCCAGACGGGACGTTCCCTGGGAGGGACATGGAGCCAGATGGAGCCCCTGATGAAGGAGGGGCTGAGGGAGGGCCGTTCCCACCTAGAGGACGACATGATGACAAAGAGATGACATGACAAAGACATGTGAAAACTTTGAGAGACTGGCAGATTGTTATTATCTGTGATGATATTGGATATAGTGTGTGGCACTCAATAAATTCCAACATATGTGGCCACAAGAGGGAGCCACTGGACCATAACTCACCAAACCCCACCCCTCATACAGATGTGTTAACTTGAATGAGTTATACACTTGAATGGTAGCCCCAATatctattttcagtttttagttttgtaGACTAATTCTGATTTCAAATTACTAAAATTGGCAAAGTCAGACAGTCAGAGTCAGATACTTCACCTGTGATGATAACAATTACTAGGCCAGtgacaaaaaaatgcaatacaaataaaatttgACACAAAACCATTCACAAAAGAAATTACAGtattaaatgaattaaattgaatgaatgttaatgaatgttaattaatgaagatacactgaaaaaaagatgagaaaattcAATATTgggcaaagaaacaaagacacagatgCTAATGAACACAGTAAAAGGAAGAAAGATTGTTATACCTTGCTCCATACTGCCCATCATGTTTGGTGAGGTGATACTGAGAGGAGGCTTGCCACCCTGAGGTGGTACTCCAGGGCTCTGCATGGGTGGTTTTGGCGAGGAAGCCCATCCTGGGGAGGGGTTAGGAAGGGAAGGAGACCTCATATGAACAGGAGAGGCACCAGCTGATCCCATCATGGAGTGGGGGGACTTCATTGGTGctgaagctggaggagctggaggggcACTGGGGCCTGTGGGACCAGTGAGCATGCCAGCCAGCTGGGACGGTGTCTGAGGGGATTTAAGGTTTCCAGAGGGAGAGCCCATCATGGGGGACTGCACTTGCCTTAGAGGAGGGGATTTAAGTGGGTTAACACTGGGAGAGTTCCCTCCTCCTGCTTGGACATTCAGATCTGCTGGCTTGCGGCCCCTTTGACCTTGTGTAGGGCCACCTGCAGAGGGGAGGTGGTTAATACGGCCATTACCTCCTGTTGGTGTAGATCTGTGCTCTGGACCAAAGGCTTGCTCTCCATGTGGACCCCTCATTCCTCCAGGACCCCCTGGAAAGGGCCGCCCAGGCCCCATAGGAAAGTCTCCTGGCTGTGTCTGCTCAGGGAAGGGAGGCCCCTGCATGGGCCTGCCCTGTGGGCCCATGTTCTCCATTGGaggtcctccacctcctctcatTCTCATCATCTCGTCAGGACTCATATTCATGCTAGGATCTCGTAGTTTGGAAGGGTGCATATGAGGTCCCGGCCCAGGGCCAGGTCCCATGCCAAACTCAGGCCCCATTTCCCTGCCTCCCATTCCCTGGAGCCTCGAGGATGGACTCATAGGACCATCACctggcattctgggaaatataCCCATGCCATTACCAGGTTCCATTCCACCTCTTTGGTGCCCCATCATCCGTTGCATGTCGATCATCATCCCAGGAGGGAGGCCCTTTTCTCCACCCATACCTTGGTGGAACATTGCCTCTTGGACTGACTGAGGATTTGGGAAACGCTCACCGCGACCCCCTGGACCAGCAAACATTCCCCCGGGTCCTCCAGGGAATCCTCGTGCATCTCCCATACGGGGAGGCATGTCGTCAGGCCAGCCCATTCCAGGCCTTGGTGGTCCCTCCATTTCAGGATTCATCATACCAGAGAAGCCAGGCATCCTCTGCATATGTGGTGGCATACCCCTGGGGCCAGGGCCCATGCCCATGCGCTCCTGGTAGTGCTCTGGTGGACCACCTGGTCCTCCCCACATCTCTCCTGGGCCCATCTGATAGGGAGGTGGGGGCCCTCGCATCATGCCACGTGGACCATGAGGGTGCATCATCATGTCTGGAGGAAGTGGCCGGTGTtgcatttcttgtttcttcctcttctcttcataaaactcctgctgcagcttcaacCAAGCCACCTGTTCTGGGGTCATCTGATCTCCTTCTCCACAGCCCCCAGGCCCCCCCATGTGTGCACCCATTTCATCTTGTGGAAATGGGGGCATGTCCCTGGGACCATGGGGTGGGCCAAAGGGTGGACCTTGTGGACGAGGCCCTCCTGGCCCACCTGGTGGTCCAAGACTCTGAGACTGCGCCATCATAGCCTGTAGGGGGCCCTGCTCAGACCTACGGGGTGCACCGTCAGGGCCTCCATCATGGGGTCCACCATGGGACTGTGGGGGCCCAGTTGGTGGTGCATCACGGTCATCAGGGAAAAGCATGCGCTGAATATCTCGCAAGGTCTGCAGAGAGCGCTGTCGATGCTCCAACTGTTCTTGGGACAAACCCTCTGTGTTGGCCTCCATGTTCAACAGCTCCTGGGCCaattgctgctgttgttgctgctgctggggtGTCAGACCTGCTCCACCAGAGCCTCCACCCTGCCCTCCTTCACCTACTGTTGGAGGGTTGAGGCCAGCCTCAGGTTGGGTGACAGAGGCCTGGTCAACTGGGGCAGTAGTGTTACTGGGGCTACTGCCAGGAAGATTTTTGGATTCCATGCCTGCAGAGGATGGCCCTTCCTGCGGAAGAACACCAGACTGATTCCCTTGGTTTGAAGGCTGGGGTGGGGCTGGCTCTGCCATGCCAGGTAAGGACGGTTTAGATCCAGGCTGGTGGCTCTGATCTTGGGCATGCGAAGGCGGTTGCTGGGGAGGCTTGGAGTCGTTTCGGAGGGCGCTTGCTGCATTGTTCTTTaacagagagggacagatgTAGGATTAAGTCATAACACTCTCATGCCACATGTTGGTGTATGAAAGCATATGTGTGTGATAAAAGAGAGCTTGTGTGCATCTTTACCAGGAGGAGGTGAGCTTTGTCCTTGCTGTTGGAGATGTTTTTCATGTGGAAGGCAATGATGTTTTCTGTACGGTCAGTTAGAACTGCATCAGCTGCCCTGAGGACAAGAAGGCAGACAGTCAGATATCAGTCATCAGACACAATAAAtatgtgcgtgggtgtgtgtgtgtgggagtgtgtgcatTTGAGAGACAGTGAGCCAGATGAATGAGTACTGCATGGGACCATGAAGGTAAAACCAAGGTCAACAAActaagcagacacagacagacacctTCCATCAAGTATCCACATCTTTGATCTCTAATTCCCAACAGAGTGTTAATCTAAGACAAGTGTATACTCCCACTGAGCCCACGTTTGTGCAGATACACACAAAGGATTTAGACTACAACTTGGAAAGTTAAGGGAGTGTAGACAAGGGGTGGGAAAAAGGTAATACCACTGACAGGGGCACAAAGATATACTTCAGACAATTGACATTGTTAGTAATTCCATTTGATTCTGAAATGCAATTATGCAAAGGGTtttgctgttggtgtgtgttttgcttatGAAAAAACATGTAGAAATAGTCTTTAA
Proteins encoded:
- the bcl9 gene encoding B-cell CLL/lymphoma 9 protein; translated protein: MLEVQEERPAAAGTAATHFSKKERGKKEREEAKDGRGNLSNIGNPVPGSRNVRTKAPLSHTGSPHQLITPPCSVVLGAPSMHSNRLKNSPSTNTQSPKPKTEAMVRSPPVMSPSTATQMDSKMPNQGKPGSTGSQSQPSPCDPKTLGAKGAQNVAGAMGLKNGQGLTSGPSSKVKVKRERSTSVESFEQPESGTPTSEEKDSSRVKRMCVAERRQPYSGADWCSGGESDEDDKGFFNCNSSDVKPQDSVTHSTSNAGLSRSSTPSHNILGGQGSTTEPPTGQKPGSKLVYVFTTEMANKAADAVLTDRTENIIAFHMKNISNSKDKAHLLLNNAASALRNDSKPPQQPPSHAQDQSHQPGSKPSLPGMAEPAPPQPSNQGNQSGVLPQEGPSSAGMESKNLPGSSPSNTTAPVDQASVTQPEAGLNPPTVGEGGQGGGSGGAGLTPQQQQQQQQLAQELLNMEANTEGLSQEQLEHRQRSLQTLRDIQRMLFPDDRDAPPTGPPQSHGGPHDGGPDGAPRRSEQGPLQAMMAQSQSLGPPGGPGGPRPQGPPFGPPHGPRDMPPFPQDEMGAHMGGPGGCGEGDQMTPEQVAWLKLQQEFYEEKRKKQEMQHRPLPPDMMMHPHGPRGMMRGPPPPYQMGPGEMWGGPGGPPEHYQERMGMGPGPRGMPPHMQRMPGFSGMMNPEMEGPPRPGMGWPDDMPPRMGDARGFPGGPGGMFAGPGGRGERFPNPQSVQEAMFHQGMGGEKGLPPGMMIDMQRMMGHQRGGMEPGNGMGIFPRMPGDGPMSPSSRLQGMGGREMGPEFGMGPGPGPGPHMHPSKLRDPSMNMSPDEMMRMRGGGGPPMENMGPQGRPMQGPPFPEQTQPGDFPMGPGRPFPGGPGGMRGPHGEQAFGPEHRSTPTGGNGRINHLPSAGGPTQGQRGRKPADLNVQAGGGNSPSVNPLKSPPLRQVQSPMMGSPSGNLKSPQTPSQLAGMLTGPTGPSAPPAPPASAPMKSPHSMMGSAGASPVHMRSPSLPNPSPGWASSPKPPMQSPGVPPQGGKPPLSITSPNMMGSMEQGGNGPPSAPPSSGAPSGSMSLPGNVPSGSPYTIPPEPTLSQNPLSIMMSRMSKFAMPSSTPLYHDAIKTVASSDDDSPPARSPNLPSVNNNGMAMNHQGNPRMMGPGNAGPMSALSPLGMNPMGSQPLSHGMPPQMPSPNAPNMGPGMMPHGMMIPPNPQDPGMGNPQMMPQGRMGYPHRSQAYPLTQSPSQQGPFSPHNGPGPQGFPGHPMGFQGEGGPMGGRMGNMPHGGGGDGGMCKPNTPGGPEFNNMQGGFSDADLHEVMRPGASGIPEFDLSRIIPSEKPSQTLSYFPRGGGDNAGVKPPHPSGFPMQGMMGDGPPRMGMSMQGMGGMPGGPGGGMGPQDMPMGNPGHNSMRPPGFMGQGMMGPQHRMMSPGGPGGMMQGRQMAHPGPGGSPNMMMSLQGMGGPPQQTMMMGGQMRPRDMDMGFSPGPGMF